In Deinococcus gobiensis I-0, one genomic interval encodes:
- a CDS encoding ABC transporter ATP-binding protein: MLSRFFAYYAPYRGLFLLDFGCAVLSGLLELGFPIAVQAFIDRLLPGGQWGTIVLAGAALIAVYVLNTGLMAVVTYWGHMLGINIETEMRRKAFAHLQTLPFSYFDNVKTGQLVGRLTKDLEEIGEVAHHGPEDLFIAVMTLLGAFALMFTVHPGLAVLTAVIVPVVLWVTTRYGNRMTANWRRLYDSVGNFNVRIEENVGGIRVVQAFANEAHERELFARDNARYRSTKLEAYRIMAASTSLSYLSMRLTQMIVMVAGAYFVLRGGLSAGGFVGFLLLVNVFFRPIEKINSVIETYPKGVAGFRRYLDFLDTAPDIRDRPGARVAPALRGDIRFQDVSFGYGVGREVLSHVSLDIRPGETVAFVGPSGAGKTTLCSLLPRFYEVTGGRVTVDGQDIRDLTLASLRGQIGTVQQDVFLFGGTLRENIAYGRLGAGDAEILEAARRARLGEVIELLPQGLDTLIGERGVKLSGGQKQRLAIARMFLKNPPILILDEATSALDTATERAIQASLTELARGRTTLVIAHRLATIQNADRIVVVDESGIAEQGTHAELLARGGRYHQLHEAQARA; the protein is encoded by the coding sequence CTGCTGTCCAGATTCTTCGCCTATTACGCGCCCTACCGGGGGCTGTTCCTGCTCGACTTCGGCTGCGCGGTGCTCTCGGGCCTGCTCGAACTGGGCTTTCCCATCGCCGTGCAGGCCTTCATCGACCGCCTGCTGCCGGGCGGGCAGTGGGGGACCATCGTGCTGGCGGGCGCCGCGCTCATCGCCGTGTATGTCCTGAACACCGGGCTGATGGCGGTCGTGACCTACTGGGGCCACATGCTCGGCATCAACATCGAGACCGAGATGCGCCGCAAGGCCTTCGCGCACCTCCAGACGCTGCCCTTCAGCTACTTCGACAACGTCAAGACCGGGCAGCTCGTCGGGCGGCTCACCAAGGACCTCGAAGAGATCGGGGAGGTCGCCCACCACGGCCCCGAGGACCTGTTCATCGCCGTCATGACGCTGCTGGGGGCCTTCGCGCTCATGTTCACGGTGCATCCGGGGCTCGCGGTCCTGACGGCCGTCATCGTGCCGGTCGTGCTGTGGGTCACCACGCGCTACGGCAACCGCATGACCGCCAACTGGCGGCGGCTCTACGACTCGGTAGGCAACTTCAACGTGCGCATCGAGGAGAACGTGGGCGGCATCCGGGTCGTGCAGGCCTTCGCCAACGAGGCCCACGAACGTGAACTTTTCGCCCGCGACAACGCGCGCTACCGCTCGACCAAACTGGAAGCCTACCGCATCATGGCGGCGAGCACCTCGCTCAGCTACCTCAGCATGCGCCTCACGCAGATGATCGTGATGGTGGCGGGGGCGTATTTCGTGTTGCGCGGCGGCCTGAGCGCCGGGGGCTTCGTGGGCTTCCTGCTCCTCGTGAACGTCTTTTTCCGGCCCATCGAGAAGATCAACTCGGTGATCGAGACCTACCCCAAGGGCGTGGCGGGTTTCCGGCGCTACCTCGACTTCCTCGACACGGCCCCCGACATCCGCGACCGCCCCGGCGCCCGGGTGGCCCCGGCCCTGCGCGGCGACATCCGCTTTCAGGACGTGTCCTTCGGCTACGGCGTGGGCCGCGAGGTCCTGAGCCACGTCTCGCTGGACATCCGCCCCGGCGAGACGGTCGCCTTCGTCGGGCCGTCGGGGGCGGGCAAGACCACGCTGTGCTCGCTGCTGCCGCGTTTCTACGAGGTCACGGGCGGGCGCGTCACGGTGGACGGCCAGGACATCCGGGACCTGACCCTCGCCTCGCTGCGCGGCCAGATCGGCACCGTGCAGCAGGACGTGTTCCTGTTCGGCGGCACCCTGCGCGAGAACATCGCCTACGGGCGCCTGGGAGCGGGCGACGCCGAGATCCTGGAGGCGGCCCGCCGGGCGCGGCTGGGGGAGGTCATCGAGCTGCTGCCGCAGGGCCTGGACACCCTCATCGGCGAGCGCGGCGTGAAGCTCTCGGGCGGGCAGAAACAGCGCCTCGCCATTGCCCGCATGTTCCTGAAAAACCCGCCGATCCTCATTCTGGACGAGGCGACCTCGGCGCTGGACACCGCCACCGAGCGCGCCATCCAGGCCTCGCTGACCGAGCTGGCGCGCGGGCGCACCACGCTGGTCATCGCCCACCGCCTCGCCACCATCCAGAACGCCGACCGCATCGTGGTGGTGGACGAGTCGGGCATCGCCGAGCAGGGCACCCACGCCGAACTGCTCGCCCGGGGCGGGCGCTATCACCAGTTGCACGAGGCGCAGGCGCGGGCATAG
- a CDS encoding DUF4388 domain-containing protein → MFPADTLRPATPPRPDAAHLEGRGDPPFWEMLSYLVSHKLSRVVSVRGLGITLYVREGRLEAASGYRLLGEVLIQHHFVDPTEIAPALASGQSLGQYFLGKRRITGLQLRAALRQQVRETLDHLLSQTDLPYDLGPAQTLPSPTASIEGTEFLAQTLGRQPLALGMVYQLADLKQEFTVDVRSWQVLRWINGRRTLSRVVQRSGLQTEEVSEAIRGLLQHGAIEQTNLLGLRFIVPRRLPLDSTKHPPGNLRANLFLKHIDGQQNVWQIQSVLNLAADETMTVLASLHRDGLVEIVQGRQEFDRLMHTF, encoded by the coding sequence ATGTTTCCTGCCGACACCCTGCGCCCTGCGACGCCCCCACGCCCCGACGCGGCCCACCTGGAGGGCCGGGGGGACCCGCCCTTCTGGGAGATGCTCAGTTACCTCGTGAGCCACAAACTCAGCCGGGTCGTCAGTGTCCGGGGCCTGGGCATCACGCTCTATGTCCGTGAGGGCCGGCTGGAGGCGGCCAGCGGCTACCGGCTGCTGGGCGAGGTCCTGATCCAGCACCACTTCGTGGACCCCACCGAGATCGCCCCGGCCCTGGCGAGCGGGCAGAGCCTGGGGCAGTACTTCCTGGGCAAGCGGCGCATCACGGGGCTGCAACTGCGCGCGGCGCTGCGACAGCAGGTGCGCGAGACCCTGGACCACCTGCTGAGCCAGACCGACCTGCCCTACGACCTGGGGCCAGCCCAGACGCTGCCCTCCCCGACCGCCAGCATCGAGGGCACCGAGTTCCTGGCCCAGACCCTCGGCCGCCAGCCGCTCGCCCTGGGCATGGTCTATCAGCTCGCCGACCTCAAGCAGGAGTTCACGGTGGACGTGCGCAGCTGGCAGGTCCTGCGCTGGATCAACGGCCGGCGCACCCTGAGCCGGGTCGTGCAGCGCTCGGGCCTCCAGACCGAAGAGGTGAGCGAGGCGATCCGGGGCCTGCTGCAACACGGGGCCATCGAGCAGACGAACCTGCTGGGGCTGCGCTTCATCGTGCCGCGCCGCCTGCCGCTGGACAGCACCAAGCACCCGCCGGGCAACCTGCGCGCCAACCTCTTTCTCAAGCACATCGACGGCCAGCAGAACGTCTGGCAGATCCAGTCGGTCCTCAACCTCGCCGCCGACGAGACGATGACGGTCCTCGCCTCGTTGCACCGCGACGGCCTCGTGGAGATCGTGCAGGGCCGCCAGGAATTCGACAGGCTGATGCACACCTTCTGA
- a CDS encoding C39 family peptidase codes for MTCPSARLTSTLLCAAGLAFGACLPGLGAGAAPASVTLSNIRHEFQGPDNCGPVTAMTVLGYHGTRVTQARAASALKDFPGDPQVTSLELAAYLGRFGLRSVIRSAGTPALVRELVARGLPVVVQQRLRAGSNVAHFRTVYGYRAGRFLVSDPLLGPALWLSEAQFTDLWHFYNGEYLVAYPAGKERDVQAVLGQDMRAAANWARLKRVTEARAKAQPGDPYTWWGLGKANLRLGNVTAAAANFDRAVALGVPRLYFLYRQEAFEAWTRAGHHSKTLRYTRLALNTFPDSKELLHFRGVAQRGLGG; via the coding sequence ATGACCTGCCCGTCTGCCCGCCTGACGTCCACGCTCCTCTGCGCTGCGGGCCTGGCCTTCGGTGCCTGCCTGCCGGGGCTGGGAGCGGGGGCCGCGCCGGCCAGCGTCACCCTCTCGAACATCCGCCACGAGTTCCAGGGACCGGACAACTGCGGCCCGGTCACGGCCATGACGGTCCTGGGCTACCACGGCACGCGCGTGACGCAGGCGCGGGCGGCCTCGGCCCTCAAGGATTTTCCCGGCGACCCCCAGGTCACCAGCCTGGAACTCGCGGCGTACCTGGGGCGTTTCGGCCTGCGCAGCGTGATCCGCTCGGCCGGGACCCCGGCCCTGGTGCGCGAACTGGTGGCGCGCGGGCTGCCGGTGGTCGTGCAGCAGCGCCTGCGGGCGGGCAGCAACGTGGCGCACTTCCGCACGGTGTACGGCTACCGCGCGGGGCGGTTCCTGGTCAGCGACCCGTTGCTGGGGCCGGCGCTGTGGCTCAGCGAGGCGCAGTTCACGGACCTGTGGCACTTCTACAACGGCGAGTACCTCGTCGCCTACCCGGCGGGCAAGGAGCGGGACGTGCAGGCCGTGCTGGGCCAGGACATGCGCGCCGCCGCCAACTGGGCGCGCCTCAAGCGCGTGACCGAGGCGCGGGCGAAAGCCCAGCCCGGCGACCCCTACACCTGGTGGGGGCTGGGCAAGGCGAACCTGCGCCTGGGCAACGTGACGGCCGCCGCCGCCAACTTCGACCGCGCGGTGGCGCTGGGGGTCCCCCGGCTGTATTTCCTCTACCGCCAGGAAGCCTTCGAGGCCTGGACCAGGGCCGGACATCACAGCAAGACCCTGCGGTACACCCGCCTGGCCCTGAACACCTTCCCCGACAGCAAGGAGCTGCTGCACTTCCGGGGGGTGGCCCAGCGCGGCCTGGGCGGCTGA
- a CDS encoding APC family permease, whose product MSLLTSLLGRRLRSAEEGEQKVGPATGVPMLGLDALASAAYGPEALLTVLLPLAALGLAYVLPLSAVIVVLLALVFLSYRQTIAAYPNGGGSYTVAKANLGVRAGLVAAAALMLDYVLVVAVGISAGVGALISVLPGLQPYTLPLGLGILLIVTLVNLRGVRESGVAFMVPTYLFVVSLLAVLATGLVKTLLSGGHPLPVDPPPPLMPASGAALSLWLLARAFSSGCTAMTGVEAVANGTTAFRPPVVRKAHVTLSLIVGLLSALLLGIAYLAQVYGVGATEPGAPGFESVISQLVGAIVGKGVFYYVTLTSIIMVLCLSANTGFADFPRLCRILATDDFLPHAYADRGRRLVYTAGILTIAAASALLLIGFGGVTDRLIPLFAVGAFLAFTLSQLGMVVHWWRLGQRGGPLVVNALGALGTGVALAVILVSKFAEGAWVTLLIIPGTLLLFTAIRRHYASVAGQTASALPLDLSDLTAPVVVVPLKTWDAASHKALRFAMKLSPEVYAVHVQTQEAQETPALADRWAELVEEPARRAGRPVPRLTELNSPYRALFGPLLGFIGGLEHRYPGRQIAVVIPELVERRALHYVLHNQRATTLKMRLYFRGDRRVVVINVPWYLDD is encoded by the coding sequence ATGTCGCTGCTGACCTCGCTGCTGGGTCGCCGCCTGCGGAGTGCCGAGGAGGGCGAACAGAAGGTCGGTCCGGCGACCGGCGTGCCCATGCTCGGCCTGGACGCACTCGCCTCGGCCGCCTACGGTCCCGAGGCCCTGCTGACGGTCCTGCTCCCGCTCGCGGCCCTGGGGCTGGCCTACGTGCTGCCGCTCAGCGCCGTCATCGTCGTGCTGCTCGCCCTGGTCTTCCTGTCCTACCGGCAGACCATCGCCGCCTACCCCAACGGTGGGGGGTCCTACACGGTCGCGAAGGCGAACCTCGGCGTGCGCGCGGGCCTCGTCGCGGCCGCCGCCCTGATGCTCGACTACGTGCTGGTCGTGGCCGTCGGCATCTCGGCGGGGGTCGGCGCGCTCATTTCCGTCTTGCCGGGCCTTCAGCCCTACACGCTGCCGCTCGGCCTGGGCATCCTCCTGATCGTCACGCTCGTCAACCTGCGCGGGGTGCGCGAGTCGGGGGTGGCCTTCATGGTGCCCACCTACCTGTTCGTGGTGAGCCTGCTCGCCGTGCTGGCGACCGGGCTGGTCAAGACGCTGCTGAGCGGCGGCCACCCGCTGCCGGTCGATCCGCCGCCGCCCCTGATGCCCGCCAGCGGGGCGGCCCTGAGCCTGTGGCTGCTGGCCCGCGCCTTTTCCAGCGGCTGCACGGCCATGACCGGGGTTGAGGCCGTCGCCAACGGCACGACCGCCTTCCGGCCCCCGGTGGTGCGCAAGGCCCACGTCACCCTGAGCCTCATCGTCGGCCTTCTCTCCGCGCTGCTGCTGGGCATCGCCTACCTCGCCCAGGTCTACGGCGTCGGGGCCACCGAGCCGGGCGCGCCGGGCTTCGAGAGCGTCATCAGCCAGCTCGTGGGGGCCATCGTCGGCAAGGGCGTGTTCTATTACGTCACCCTCACCTCCATCATCATGGTCCTGTGCCTGAGCGCCAACACGGGCTTCGCCGACTTTCCCCGGCTGTGCCGGATTCTGGCGACCGACGATTTTCTGCCCCACGCCTACGCGGACCGGGGCCGGCGGCTGGTCTACACCGCCGGCATCCTGACCATCGCCGCCGCGTCGGCGCTGCTGCTCATCGGTTTCGGTGGCGTCACCGACCGCCTGATTCCCCTGTTCGCGGTCGGGGCCTTCCTGGCCTTCACCCTGTCGCAGCTCGGTATGGTCGTCCACTGGTGGCGGCTCGGGCAGCGGGGCGGGCCGCTGGTCGTCAATGCGCTGGGGGCACTCGGAACGGGCGTGGCCCTCGCCGTGATCCTCGTCAGCAAGTTCGCGGAGGGCGCGTGGGTCACCCTCCTGATCATTCCGGGGACCCTGCTGCTGTTCACGGCCATCCGGCGGCACTACGCCTCCGTCGCGGGCCAGACCGCCTCGGCGCTGCCCCTCGACCTCAGTGACCTGACCGCCCCCGTCGTCGTCGTGCCCCTGAAAACCTGGGACGCGGCTTCCCACAAGGCGCTGCGTTTCGCCATGAAGCTCTCGCCCGAGGTCTACGCGGTCCATGTGCAGACCCAGGAGGCGCAGGAGACCCCGGCCCTGGCCGACCGGTGGGCCGAACTCGTCGAGGAACCGGCGCGCCGGGCCGGGCGGCCCGTCCCCCGCCTGACCGAACTGAACTCGCCCTACCGCGCCCTGTTCGGTCCCCTGCTGGGGTTCATCGGCGGCCTGGAGCACCGCTACCCCGGGCGGCAGATCGCCGTGGTCATTCCCGAGCTGGTCGAGCGGCGCGCCCTGCACTATGTCCTGCACAACCAGCGGGCGACGACCCTCAAGATGCGCCTGTACTTCCGGGGCGACCGCCGCGTCGTCGTAATCAACGTGCCCTGGTATCTCGACGACTGA
- the coxB gene encoding cytochrome c oxidase subunit II — protein MSPPGLPVLEPASSLAAPTGPLIWVTLGLGGVVFAVVAGLTLYFSWRYRHRGARGEPPQIFGNGRDELIWTGLALAVLVLLFGLSWAALGRVDPQAGREGSPDLIVTGQQWFWTASYPAAGRAVRVANELHIPTGRRLLVELRSADVIHDFWVPQLARKLDAVPGQTGRLWIGADRPGTYLGACAEFCGAQHAWMRFTVVAQTPQDYAAWLAAQARPAALPLGGDAAAGAALFARQGCAACHIVRGAGVAGAGAGGDVGPDLTHFAARGILAGGVLPNTPQNLRRWLRDPQAVKPGTRMPNYRLNGRQLGELVAYLETLR, from the coding sequence GTGAGTCCGCCGGGACTGCCCGTGCTGGAACCGGCGTCCTCGCTCGCCGCGCCGACCGGGCCGCTGATCTGGGTGACGCTGGGGCTGGGGGGCGTCGTCTTCGCCGTGGTGGCGGGCCTCACGCTGTACTTTTCCTGGCGTTACCGGCACCGGGGCGCGCGCGGCGAGCCGCCGCAGATTTTCGGCAACGGCCGCGACGAACTGATCTGGACGGGGCTGGCGCTCGCCGTGCTCGTGCTGCTGTTCGGGCTGTCGTGGGCCGCGCTGGGCCGCGTGGACCCGCAGGCGGGCCGGGAGGGGTCGCCCGACCTGATCGTGACCGGGCAGCAGTGGTTCTGGACCGCGAGCTACCCGGCGGCGGGGCGCGCGGTGCGCGTGGCGAACGAGCTGCACATTCCCACCGGACGCCGCCTGCTCGTCGAACTGCGCAGCGCCGACGTGATCCACGACTTCTGGGTGCCGCAGCTGGCGCGCAAGCTCGACGCCGTTCCGGGCCAGACGGGGCGGCTGTGGATCGGGGCCGACCGGCCCGGCACCTACCTGGGGGCCTGCGCCGAGTTCTGCGGCGCGCAGCACGCCTGGATGCGGTTTACGGTGGTCGCCCAGACCCCGCAGGACTACGCGGCGTGGCTCGCGGCCCAGGCCCGGCCCGCTGCCCTGCCCCTCGGCGGCGACGCGGCGGCGGGCGCGGCGCTGTTCGCCCGGCAGGGCTGCGCCGCCTGCCATATCGTGCGGGGCGCCGGAGTCGCGGGGGCCGGGGCCGGGGGGGACGTCGGCCCCGACCTGACCCACTTCGCCGCGCGGGGCATCCTGGCCGGGGGCGTCCTGCCCAATACGCCCCAGAACCTGCGCCGCTGGCTGCGTGACCCGCAGGCCGTCAAACCCGGCACCCGCATGCCGAACTACCGCCTGAACGGCCGTCAGCTCGGCGAACTGGTCGCCTACCTGGAGACGCTGCGATGA
- a CDS encoding cytochrome c oxidase subunit I: MTTRSEDAFPVTEALPPRAARNFTRWIASTDHKVIGLLYLGLGSLFFLVGGLEALVMRVQLAQPGGTLLRGETYNEFFTLHGTTMIFLAVMPLLLGFSNYLLPLQIGAKDMAFPRLNAFGFWLTAFGSALLYLSLLEGPPSAGWFAYAPLSERPFSMSLGVDFWAAALLFMGTGTTLTALNLIVTTVRYRAPGMGLWRMPMFAWMTFINACIITFALPALNAALIMLEVDRVLGGRFFHHGGSALLWQHYFWFFGHPEVYIMILPAWGIISEVIPVFSRKPIFGYEFVAGSTLAIAVLSFAVYAHHMFAVGLAQPVNLAFAASTMLIALPTGIKVLNWVATLWKGSIRFEVPMLYALAFLLQFTLGGISGVSFAVLPIDWQTTDTYYVVAHFHYVLMGGTLFALLSGLHYYYPKMTGRMLGRTLGQLAFWLVTLGFNGVFLVQHALGLMGMPRRVYTYPDLPGWGTLNLISTVSAFVLGIGLVLVLVNLFVSFRLGRPAGQNPWQAWTLEWFTASPPEPGNFTVLPPIRSRRPLWDLAHPEDPDHHRPSRHDQTHGHIRPEEKEHVQ; encoded by the coding sequence ATGACCACCCGCTCCGAAGACGCCTTTCCGGTGACCGAGGCCCTGCCGCCCCGCGCCGCCCGCAACTTCACGCGCTGGATCGCCAGCACCGACCACAAGGTCATCGGGCTGCTGTACCTGGGCCTGGGGTCGCTGTTTTTCCTGGTGGGCGGCCTGGAGGCCCTGGTCATGCGGGTGCAGCTCGCGCAGCCGGGCGGCACCCTGCTGCGCGGCGAGACCTACAACGAGTTCTTCACGTTGCACGGCACCACCATGATCTTCCTGGCGGTCATGCCGCTGCTGCTGGGCTTTTCCAACTACCTGCTGCCCCTCCAGATCGGGGCGAAGGACATGGCCTTTCCGCGCCTGAACGCCTTCGGCTTCTGGCTCACGGCTTTCGGGAGCGCGCTGCTGTACCTCAGCCTGCTCGAAGGCCCGCCCTCGGCGGGGTGGTTCGCCTACGCGCCCCTGAGCGAGCGGCCCTTCTCGATGAGCCTGGGCGTGGACTTCTGGGCGGCGGCGCTGCTGTTCATGGGCACCGGCACCACCCTGACCGCCCTGAACCTCATCGTGACCACCGTGCGCTACCGCGCCCCCGGCATGGGGCTGTGGCGCATGCCGATGTTCGCGTGGATGACCTTCATCAACGCCTGCATCATCACCTTCGCGCTGCCGGCCCTCAACGCCGCCCTGATCATGCTGGAGGTGGACCGTGTGCTGGGCGGGCGCTTTTTTCACCACGGGGGTAGCGCGCTGCTGTGGCAGCACTACTTCTGGTTTTTCGGGCATCCCGAGGTCTACATCATGATCCTGCCGGCCTGGGGCATCATCAGCGAGGTCATCCCGGTGTTCTCGCGCAAGCCCATTTTCGGCTACGAGTTCGTGGCGGGGTCCACGCTCGCCATCGCCGTGCTGAGTTTCGCGGTGTACGCGCACCACATGTTCGCGGTGGGCCTCGCGCAGCCGGTCAACCTCGCGTTTGCGGCCAGCACCATGCTCATCGCGCTGCCGACCGGCATCAAGGTCCTGAACTGGGTGGCGACCCTCTGGAAGGGCAGCATCCGTTTCGAGGTGCCCATGCTGTACGCCCTGGCCTTCTTGCTGCAGTTCACGCTGGGAGGCATCTCGGGGGTCAGCTTCGCGGTGCTGCCCATCGACTGGCAGACGACCGACACCTACTACGTGGTCGCGCACTTCCACTACGTCCTGATGGGCGGCACGCTGTTCGCGCTGCTCTCGGGGCTGCACTACTACTACCCCAAGATGACGGGCCGGATGCTGGGGCGCACGCTGGGCCAGCTCGCCTTCTGGCTCGTCACGCTGGGCTTCAACGGCGTGTTCCTGGTGCAGCACGCCCTGGGCCTGATGGGCATGCCCCGCCGGGTCTACACCTACCCCGATCTGCCCGGCTGGGGCACGCTCAACCTCATCTCGACCGTCAGCGCCTTCGTGCTGGGCATCGGGCTGGTGCTGGTGCTGGTCAACCTGTTCGTCAGCTTCCGGCTGGGCCGCCCGGCAGGGCAGAACCCCTGGCAGGCCTGGACGCTGGAATGGTTCACCGCCAGCCCGCCCGAGCCGGGCAATTTCACCGTGCTGCCGCCCATCCGCTCGCGCCGCCCGCTGTGGGACCTCGCGCACCCCGAGGACCCCGACCACCACCGCCCCAGCCGCCACGACCAGACCCACGGCCACATCCGCCCCGAGGAAAAGGAGCACGTGCAATGA
- a CDS encoding cytochrome c oxidase subunit 3, protein MSLRARPAGSHAAPSARPNGFWGMAIFLVTDAVMFTLLLVANIYLRRHAGGDPQALLDPAATLRLSLGLWASSLTLVLAERLRSRAVPSGLLYLLTGGLGLVFVFGQVQEYGRLTAQGATVASDLFYTGFYTVTGLHGLHVLLGALLWLVVGTLRLRGRLGRRREGLSAGLGLYWHFVDAVWVVLYVALYLWRGP, encoded by the coding sequence ATGAGCCTGCGCGCCCGCCCGGCCGGCTCCCACGCCGCCCCGAGTGCCCGCCCGAACGGGTTCTGGGGCATGGCGATCTTTCTGGTGACCGACGCGGTGATGTTCACGCTGCTGCTGGTCGCCAACATCTACCTGCGCCGCCACGCCGGAGGCGACCCGCAGGCGCTGCTGGACCCCGCCGCCACCCTGCGCCTGAGCCTGGGCCTGTGGGCGTCGAGCCTGACCCTGGTGCTGGCCGAGCGCCTGCGGTCACGGGCCGTGCCCTCGGGCCTGCTGTACCTGCTGACGGGGGGGCTGGGGTTGGTCTTCGTGTTCGGGCAGGTGCAGGAATACGGGCGGCTGACGGCCCAGGGCGCGACGGTCGCCTCGGACCTGTTCTATACGGGCTTCTATACCGTGACCGGACTGCACGGGCTGCACGTGCTGCTGGGGGCGCTGCTGTGGCTGGTGGTGGGGACGCTGCGCCTGCGGGGCCGTCTGGGCCGCCGCCGCGAGGGGCTCAGTGCGGGCCTGGGCCTGTACTGGCATTTCGTGGACGCCGTATGGGTGGTGCTGTACGTCGCCCTGTACCTGTGGAGGGGGCCTTGA
- a CDS encoding cytochrome c oxidase assembly protein: MNRPVLPRLWLAGAALATLGALALYASGAAAAPWSFSRHMGAHLLLSLAAAPLLVAAWPAPRRPRVGALPGFLILNAVTYGLHLPSAAHALMTPAGLGLEAALFLGAGLLFWLAAARGGPAAAVLLLAQMAACALLGAAITFSRGAYPMTAPADTALGGVLMWVAGGLVVMAAAFAVLIGLLARSSAKESHEQLL, encoded by the coding sequence TTGAACCGCCCGGTCCTGCCCCGGCTCTGGCTGGCCGGCGCGGCCCTGGCGACCCTGGGCGCGCTGGCCCTGTACGCTTCGGGGGCCGCGGCGGCGCCGTGGAGTTTCAGTCGCCACATGGGCGCGCACCTGCTGCTCTCGCTCGCGGCGGCCCCGCTGCTGGTGGCGGCCTGGCCCGCCCCGCGCCGCCCGCGCGTGGGCGCGCTCCCCGGTTTCCTGATCCTGAACGCCGTGACCTACGGCCTGCACCTTCCGTCCGCCGCGCACGCCCTGATGACCCCGGCGGGTCTGGGCCTCGAAGCGGCGCTGTTCCTCGGCGCGGGCCTGCTGTTCTGGCTGGCGGCGGCGCGGGGCGGCCCGGCGGCGGCGGTCCTGCTGCTCGCCCAGATGGCGGCTTGCGCCCTGCTCGGCGCCGCCATCACCTTCAGCCGGGGCGCGTACCCCATGACGGCCCCGGCCGATACCGCGCTCGGCGGCGTGCTGATGTGGGTGGCCGGCGGCCTCGTGGTGATGGCTGCGGCCTTCGCCGTCCTCATCGGGCTGCTGGCCCGCTCCTCCGCAAAGGAATCCCATGAACAGCTCCTCTGA
- a CDS encoding ubiquinol-cytochrome c reductase iron-sulfur subunit, protein MSDAPPEVARRRILSAAALGAGGLAALGAGYPVARAILDPAFQAGGRGDWQAVGTLGDFPLGRTVLVTFTRPRAQSYAGAVKKDTAWVTRRGSGGQGGDWLALHNTCMHLGCPVQHQRGSGLYFCPCHGGVYDAEGVNVAGPPRIPLQRLGMRLRGEVVELRPAAQPLPTLVLPRLPEQSGPQPGLPAEERP, encoded by the coding sequence GTGAGTGACGCCCCGCCGGAGGTCGCGCGCCGCCGCATCCTGTCGGCCGCCGCCCTGGGCGCGGGCGGGCTGGCGGCGCTGGGGGCCGGCTACCCGGTCGCGCGGGCCATCCTCGATCCGGCGTTCCAGGCCGGCGGCCGGGGCGACTGGCAGGCGGTCGGCACGCTGGGCGACTTTCCGCTGGGACGCACGGTGCTGGTCACCTTCACGCGCCCCCGCGCCCAGAGCTACGCCGGGGCCGTGAAAAAGGACACGGCCTGGGTCACGCGGCGCGGCTCGGGCGGGCAGGGCGGCGACTGGCTGGCGCTGCACAACACCTGCATGCACCTGGGCTGCCCGGTGCAGCACCAGCGCGGCTCGGGGCTGTACTTCTGCCCCTGCCACGGCGGGGTCTACGACGCCGAGGGCGTGAACGTGGCCGGACCGCCCCGCATCCCGCTCCAGCGCCTGGGGATGCGCCTGCGCGGCGAGGTGGTCGAGTTGCGGCCCGCCGCCCAGCCGCTGCCGACCCTGGTCCTGCCCAGACTGCCTGAGCAGAGCGGCCCCCAACCCGGTCTGCCGGCCGAGGAGCGGCCATGA